The window CCGGCAAATACATCCCGCACCGCCGGCCGGGCGAAAAGCTCCAGGTCATCTCGGTGATGAATTTCAAGGGCGGCTCGGGCAAGACAACGACGTCGGCCCACCTTGCCCAATATCTTGCGCTGCGCGGCTATCGCGTGCTGGCGATCGATCTCGATCCTCAGGCCTCGCTTTCCGCCCTCTTCGGCCACCAGCCGGAGCTCGACGTCGGCGAGGCCGAAACCCTTTATGGCGCGATCCGCTATGAGAACCCTCGCCCCATCGCCGACATTGTCCGCTCGACTTATACCGCCAATCTCCACCTGATCCCGGGCAATCTCGAACTGATGGAGTTCGAGCACGAGACGCCCAAGGCAATGATCGGCGGCTCGGCTGAAACATTGTTTTTCGCGCGAATCGGCGAGGCGCTTGCCGGGGTCGAGGCTTTTTACGATATCGTCGTCATCGATTGCCCGCCGCAACTCGGCTTTCTGACCATGTCGGCGCTCTGCGCCGCGACCTCGGTGCTCATCACCGTGCATCCGCAGATGCTCGACGTGATGTCGATGTCGCAGTTCCTGTCGATGACGAGCGACCTGATGACCGTGGTGGAAAAGGCGGGCGGGCGCACGAGCTATGACTGGATGCGCTATCTGGTCACCCGTTTCGAGCCGAACGACGGGCCTCAGAGCCAGATGACCGGCTTCATGCGGGCGATCTTCGGCAATCGCATGCTCCACAATGCCATGGTGAAGTCGACCGCAATCTCGGACGCGGGCGTCACCAAGCAGACGCTCTACGAGGTGGAGCGCTCGCAATTCATACGCGGCACCTATGACCGGGCGATGGATTCGCTCCAGCTCGTCAATGCGGAGATCGAAGAAATGATCCGCAAGGTCTGGGGAAGGAAGTAATCGATGGCGCGCAAGAACCTGATCGGCATTTCCGACAGTCCGACGGCTCCGGTCGACGGAGAGCGGCCGGCCGTCGAGCGCCCGATCGCCGGCCTCGCGCCCGGCCACCGGCCAAGCGGCCTCGTCGGCGGCATTACCAGGTCGCTCTCGAATATCACCCAGAAGGTGGAGCGCGCTCAAGAACTGGAACGCCAGCTTGCCGAGGGGCAATCGATCGTCGACCTAGACCCCTCGCTGATCGATGCATCCTTCGTTGTCGACCGGCTCGGCGTGACCGCCGAGGCGCAAGCCGCTCTGGTGCAGCAGATCCGCGACCACGGACAACAGGTGCCGATCCTCGTCAGACCGCATCCGACGACGAAGGAGCGCTACCAGGTCGCCTATGGTCACCGGCGGCTTGCCGCGCTGCGCGAGATCGGTGGGAAGGTCAAGGCGGTCATTCGCAATCTCAGCGACGAACAACTCGTCGTCTCCCAAGGGCAGGAGAACAACGCCCGTACAGATCTCTCCTTCATCGAGCGCGCCCTGTTTGCGACCCGGCTCGAAGATCGCGGCTTTTCCCGCGAGATCATCATGTCGTCGCTTGGTGTCGACAAAGCCGCCCTGTCGAAGATGATCACGGTGGTGCGTCGGCTACCGGTCGAAGTGATCGAGGCGGTCGGTGCCGCACCCGCTTTTGGCCGACGACGATGGATGGAGCTCGCCGATCTTATCGATCTCGACCGCAACCGGTCGCGAGCGCTCGATTTTGTCGAAACGACCGAGTTTCCGGCCGGCGAAAGCGATCAGCGCTTCGAAAAGCTGTTCGGCTTCCTCAGTACGGCCAAGGAGCGCGCAAAGGCTGAAGCCTGGATCGCGCCTGACCGGACACGTCCCCTGCGCATCCGCGAGACGGAGTCAGAAACGACTCTCGCCTTCAACAAGAAGGTCGCGCCGGGTTTTGCCGATTTCGTGAGGCAGAGGCTGCAATCTCTGTACCTCGAATACCAACAGGAAACAGGAGATTAAACAGAGCAAAAGAAAAAGGCTTCCGAACGACTAGCGCTGCGGAAACCCTTCTCTCGTGTAGCAACTAGAGAATCCCATTTCCGCGAATCAGTGTCAAGAGTTTTCGACGTCGTTTCGGCGAACGGTTTTCTTTTGCCTTGGATAAGGTGAAGAAAAATGGAACGTGGAAGTGTGACGACGCCCTTTGGGCGGCGGCCGATGACGCTTGGCATGCTCTCAAGCCAGATCATCGCCAGCCGCACTCAGGCGGAGCGGTCTGTCGACAAATGGAAATTGTTTCGCTGGCTCTGCGAAGCGAAGACCGTCGTGGGCATGTCCGATCGCTCGCTGGCGGTGCTCAACGCGCTGCTGAGTTTTTATCCCGGTACCGAACTGTCCAGGGAGAGCGGCCTCGTCGTTTTTCCGTCCAATGCCCAGCTTTCGCTTCGAGCGCATGGCATGGCCGGAACGACCTTGCGGCGCCACCTCGCCTGCCTCATCGAAGCCGGCTTGATCCTTCGGCGCGACAGCCCGAATGGCAAGCGTTACGCGCGGCGAAGCCACAGCGGTGCCGTCGGAGAAGCCTTCGGGTTCGATCTTTCTCCGCTGATCGCACGTGCTACCGAAATCGAAACCATCGCCGCTGAGCTCGCCGCCGAACGGCAGCATGTGCGCATCATGCGCGAGCGACTGAGCCTCTGCCGGCGCGACGTTGCCAAACTGCTGGAGCTTATCCGCGAAAGCGCTCCGCAATGCGACTGGCAGGACTGCGAGCGGATGTTCGAGGAGCTCATCACCGACCTTCCCCGCAAGCCCACAGCCGCCGAAATCGAGGCCGTTCTCGGTGCAATGGACCGTCTTCGTGCCGATCTCACCAACCAATTGGAAAAATTGCTAAATTCCGAAAAAACGGACACCAATGACCACCAGAATGGATGCCACATACAGAATTCACATCCAGACTCTCTTTCTGAATCTGAAGTTGGCTTGGGAAGACGACCTGAACCGTTTTTGCGAAAAGCAGCGGATCCAAACGCTGCACAGCTTTTAACAGAACATCGACCGAAACCGGCGCCATGCAACCCATCGTCACCGTCCGCCGCCGATCGCTCGAGTACGCTGCCTCAACGACCGAGCCGCGAAATCCCGCTGCCGACCGTCCTGCAAGCCTGCCCGCAGATCGCCGACTATGGGCCCTCTGGCCGGATTTCCAGTTGGAGGGATCTGATGACAGCGGCGATTGTCGTGCGCTCCATGCTCAATGTCAGCGCCAATGCCTATGACGAGGCCTGCGCCGTCCTTGGCTGCGAGAACGCGGCAACGATTGTCGCCTGCATCCTCGAAAGGGCGGAGCAGATCACATCGCCGGGCGGCTACCTGCGCGAACTGACGAGGCGGGCACAGCGACAGGAGTTTTCGCTTGCCCCAATGGTCGTGGCGTTGAGCCGTGCAAAGGGAATCGGAGGAGTTGCCCTTGCGGGCTAGGAAAGGCGCCTCGGTAGCGAGAGAGCGACCGCCTCATCGGCCCGTGCAGCGAAGCGATAGGGCAGGGGCAATGTCACTGTCCTAAGATCGTGTCGTACCGAACCATTGCCTTGAAGAGCAAAATATCCGACACTTATTGTCTGAGGGGATTCGCCTGGATATGCGTTTTGGCAGCGTCTGATGGTGGTTTCTTAACAATTCTGCGGCTATCGTAACGTATTGGCAAAAAACACTTAAATTGCACGTTGCGGAAGCTATCTCGCTCATAATTTCCGACACCTCGGACAGCCAGAAACAGGCTAAGTCTCCGCCTGCTGAGGGGGCATGGACCTGCTGGTGCGCAAGATCATGCAGCGCAATTAAAGTGACCAGCGCTGGCCGAGGCCGACTCCGCGTCCTGTCAGGCATGACCGAAGTTCCTACATCTTTGCGATGTGTCGTGAGCTTCTAATGCGCGATTGACTGCGGATACCTGCCGAGAGAATTCGTCGACGCCATTCGCCATACAGGATGGAACAAGAATATGAATTTTATGCAGGTTTGGGAACTACTGGGAACCATCTCAATAGTTTTTGGCCTGCCTTTGGCGATTTTCGTTTTTGTCTACGAGCAGCGCAAGGCGCGCGAAAATGAAGAGGAGGAAATCAATCAACGCCTCTCCGAGGGCTACATCGATTTCCTGAAGCTCACTATCGACAATCCGGATTTGAAACTGCAGTCTAGCACGGCAACCGCGGATCTCACCGAAGATCAGCGCGAGCGGATGCTCGGAATATTCGGTATTCTGATCTCGCTGTTCGAACGCGCCTATTTAGTGATCTATCAGGAAAACATGTCACGGCGGAAAATGCGCCGCTGGCGCTCATGGGAGGTCTTCATGCGCGAGTGGTGCCGACGCGAGGATTTTCGTGACAACCTGCCGCTTTTGCTATCGGGCGAGGAGCCCGATTTTGCCGATTTTCTTCAACGGCTCGCCGCGGAGGAAGCTGCGAGGGGAGAATAGCCATCGGCCGCAATTGGGTTCCTCATGCCGGCGCCGCGCACCTCGCTCGTAGCTGAATTCGCGCCTGCAGGCTCCTCTAGCCGACGGATTTCCAAGGTTGACAGCTGTCAACAGTCATGCGGCTCGGCGCTCCATGTGCCTGGCTAGACAGAAATCAGCGGGGCAGAGCTCAAGCTCACAGGCCCGCTGTCTCCTTGGCCGGATTTCCGCGCCACGGCGAGAATGCTTCTACACGGCTGTGTCCTGTCAGACGCGCACATCGCGCCCGATTCAAGGAAGCATGCGGGAGGGCAATTTCAGGAAAGGCGTAACGGCTTTTCAAAAGAACTGCAGCGCTTCCCCGTTCCATGGAAAGCGCACTGAAGGCACCGCTGAAGCCGCTCACTCGTGCCAATGTTCCGCCACCCATGGCGTTGGGCGGATGTAGTGACGCAGATAGCGGAACGCGCGTTTCTCCCGTCGATCTGGCGCAAACAGGCCGCGGATATGTTCGAGCGGTGTCGCCGGCCGATACTTGTAGCCGAAATGCCCGTCGATCGCATGCTGCGGCAGCAGGCTGCGGGGGAAGAGCACCACGCGGCCATCGGCAGGCAGCCGTGGCGCAAGGAAATAGTTGAGCGGAAAGGGCCAGCGGCAATCCTGCCTGAAATGCAGGACCCAGCGTCGCGGAAAGAGTTTGACGCCGCCCGGCGCATTGCGGGTGACGAAGCGTTGCTCGAAACTGTATTCATCCGCCACCCCTTGCGGATCGGCGCGGAACTTCTGCTGCAGGGGAACGAGCTTGCCGACCGGAAACCGGAACAGCGACGTCTGACCGAGACGTTCAAACGGCGTCGTCTGATTTCGGGCGAGCACCACGTCATCCGGCCCGCCAAATTCGAAGAAGGAATCGAGCGATCCGACGATCACCAGATCGAGGTCGAGGAACAGCACCGGGCCGGTGAGATTGCCGAGCTTTGGACCCCAGAGCCGTGCTTTCGGCCAGATGCCTTTGGTGTTCACCGGCATCGCGACATCGAGCGGCGGCAGATCTTCGCAGAGAATCTCAGGGCGCAAGCCGCTGCGGTTGTCAGTGAAACAGGTGAAAGTGAAGGGGGGCGTGATGTTGCGCGCCACCATGGCGTAGAGCCGGTTGATAAACGGCGGACCGTATTTCGTGCCCCAGTTTATGCATATCACCTGCTTGACGCCGCCGCTTGCCGCCAGAACGCTTGCCATGGCTTTCCGCTCTTTCCACTCTGCTGCGCCGCGCGCCGACCAGACACGCAAAGGACGCTGTAGCACCTAGAAACGCTGCATGTTTCTATCCTTAACCGGCCACGATTTAAGGAAACATACAGTGGCCGCCCGCCGAGGGGCCTTTCCACAGCGGCCGATTTCGTCCATCGGTCTTGTGGCTGTGGCCCAGAACTTCGACAGTCGGGGAATTGCTTTCGACTCCCATCCTGCTGGTGCGCTCGCACGCATTCAGTAAGGCTCGGTCGAAGATGCCGATTGACGCGAGCCTGCGTGACATCAGCGCCGCCTCGAATGAGAACTGCGGCGGCGTCGCAAGCTTCATATCATTCCTCACTCTCCGGCGCGTATCTTTCCGGGGAATGCAGCCGGCACTTTCGATCGTGGCCGACTTCATATCGATCTCGGTTGACAGCTGTCAACCGCAGGCGGTGGCACGATCGCCTCGCGTCTCTTTCGGTCATGCAGCCGGCGAGCCTGTGCGATCCCGGCAACGGCCCGGCGAGAGAATGACGCCTGCTCACTGGTGTGGGCGTTGACAGCTGTCAACTGCAGTTCGAGCGCGTTGAAGTCGAGATTGCGGCGCGATATGCCCCAGCCGCGCGTGCGAACCCATTTCCGTGCGAGCGCGCGCCGGTCCGGATATTAGCGGGGGAGAAAGGCCGGAAAGCCTGTGACGGAAAGAAATCGCGTGTTACCTTCCGTTTCGTCGATAACGCTTCGTCTTTAAAATGAGATACGAGACCCCGGATCCGCTCCATCCAACGCTGCTGCCGGCCCTGATCGCCGCCGAAGATAGCCTTGCGCGTCTCGACGAGCGGGCCGGCCGGCACCCGGTTTCGGAAGGGTTTCGCGAGCGCGGGCAGTTCTTCGATGCCGCCGCGGCGCTCTGGGTCGCCGGTGAACTGGTGCATGTCGAGGATCTGGTGCTGCACGACGCGCACATGGATGCGCGCGCACCCTCCCATGAGTTGACCATCGCCCATGCGGTGCTGCGCGCCCGCCGCCGGCTGGATCTTGCCGAACCGGACTGGGCGCTAACAAGCGCCGGACTGAACGTGCTGAGAGGCGAGGGCGGGGCGATCGCGGAGCACAGCCACCGCCAGGAGCTGTCGACCGAAGCCCGTCGAAATACCGCGCTTTCGGACACGGAAGACGAAGCGGACGAAAATCCGCTCGCCGCCGAATTTGCCGAGCTCGATGCGGCGATAGCTCGGTCTCAACGCTTGCTGGACGCTCACGCGAGCGGCACCGACGAGATGGAGCCGGCGGTATCGCCAGCCGCAAAGACGAGTTCGGAGCCCATGGGCCAGCTCGGATTGCTGTTCGAGGAGGACTGGGACGAAGAGCAGCGGCTCGATATCTGGCGCGCCGTTCTCGCGACCGCGGATCAGTTGCCGGCTTCGCTTGGAGCTGCAATCCTCTACGACGCCTGGGATCGCATCGAGCCGCTCAGGCGGCAGCACTGGCTCGGTTCGCTGCTCGTCGGCGTCTACCTGCGTTTTCGTGGAAAGGTGTCCTCGCATGTGCTGGCGTTCAACACTGGCCTCAAGACGATCCGCCACGAACGCCGCCGGTCGAAGGACAGGCTCACACGGTTGCTTGCCTTCCTCGAGGCGATGACGGTGACGGCCGATCTCGGTATGAAGGAACTCGACCGGCTCTCTCTGGCAAAGACGCAGATGGAAATGCGGATCAAAGACCGGCGTTCGAGCAGCAATCTGCCGGGGTTGATCGATCTCGTTCTATCGCGACCGATCGTCTCGACGGCGCTGATCGCCCGCCATGTCGGCGTCACGCCGCGCAGCGCGCTCAATCTGGTCCGCGAGCTCGGCGTGCGCGAGATGACGGGCAGGGGACGCTATCGCGGTTGGGGCGTGCTTTAGCGCAAACGACGCTATTGTCGCTGCAGATTGATGTCGCTGGTGACGACGCTGTCGCCAGACGCCGGGTCGACGTCGGTCGTTACGAGTCTCATGCCGTTCTGTCCGACCTTCTGCACGGTCAGGTTTGCGCTGCGGTCGCCGTTCACCACCCTCGGCCAGCGGATCGTGAGGTTGATCGCATTGCCCCGCCGGCTTCCGGTCAAGCCGGCCGGTCTTCCGCTCGGCCCGACATAGGTGCCGCTGTAGTTTGCCCCGTTGAACTGCAGGTCGGCGCCGACGGCGCGCGACACGACAATGAGGCTGCGGCAGGTTCCCTTCATCGACAGGGCCTGACCGCTCGCCTCAGAATTGAAGGTGCAGGACACGTTCATCGGCGACCGGTTGATGCGGATTTTCACCATGCCGCCGCCGGCCCATTTCCCCTCGAGTGATCCGAGAAATGCCGTCTCGTCGGCCTGTGCTGCCCCAACGGCAAAAAACAGGCTGCCTGCGGCCAGCAGACGCTGCATCATCTTCGTGGGACCTCCCTCCCGAGGATCGGATTTGGCGAAGCCGGGGGCGCTCGCCGATTGCTCGTTGAACGCCCCAGCCCGCATGAGGTTCCTTTCCGGCGCGGCTGTCAACCGTGAAGCGGCTGGCGGCGCCTTTTGGCGCCGCTCAATCCTCCTCGACGAAGACCTCCTCGCGCTTGGCCTTGACGGCCGGCAGGAAGACGACGACGAGCACGATTGCCGCGATCAGCAAGAGCACGGCGCTGATCGGCCGGGTGACGAACGTCGTCGGGTCGCCGCGGGACAGGATCATCGCGCGCCTCAAGTTCTCTTCGAGCAGCGGCCCGAGCACGAAGCCGAGCAGGAGCGGCGCCGGTTCGCAGCGCAGCTTCAGGAGCAGGTAGCCGACAAGGCCGAAGAAGGCGACGGCGTAAAGGTCGTAGACGTTGGAATTGACGCTGTAGACCCCGATCGAGCAGAAGGCCATGATGATCGGAAAGAGCACGAAATAGGGGATCTTCAGGAGCTTCACCCAGAGCCCGATCAGCGGCAGGTTCAAGACCACCAGCATCAGGTTGCCGATCCACATCGAGGCGATGATGCCCCAGAAGAGGGCCGGCTGTTCCACCGCCACGTTCGGACCGGGCACGATGCCCTGGATGATCATCGCGCCGATCATCAGCGCCATCACCGGATTTGCCGGAATGCCGAGCGTCAAGAGCGGAATGAACGACGTCTGCGCGCCGGCATTATTGGCGCTTTCCGGTCCCGCGACACCGGCGATGGCGCCGCGGCCGAATTCCTCAGGCCGGTCCGAGATGCGTTTTTCCACGGTGTAGGAGGCAAAGGCCGCGAGAATCGCGCCGCCACCCGGCAGAATGCCCAGCGCCGAGCCGATCACGGTGCCGCGCACCACCGGCGCGAACATCCGTTTGAAATCCTCGCGCGTCGGCATCAGGTCGCTGACCTTTGCCATCAGCACTTCGCGGGTCTTTTCGCTTTCGAGATTGCGCAGGATTTCGGCGATGCCGAAGACGCCGACGGCGAGCGCCACGAAATTGAGACCGTCGGCATATTCACGGATGCCGAGGGTGAAGCGCGGCGTGCCGGTATAGATGTCGGTACCGACAAGGCCGAGAAGCAGGCCGAGCGCGACCATCGCCAGCGCCTTGACGATCGAGCCGTGCGCCAGCGCGACGGAGGAGACGAGGCCGACGATCATCAGTGAGAAATATTCGGCCGCGCCGAACTCCAGCGCGATTTCGGTGAGCGGCGGCGCGAAGATCGCGACGAGAAAGGTCGAGACGGTTCCGGCGAAGAACGACCCGAGCGCGGCAATCGCGAGCGCTGCACCGGCGCGACCGTTGCGCGCCATCTGGTAGCCGTCGATCGCGGTGACCGCGGAGGAGGATTCGCCCGGCATGTTGATCAGGATTGCCGTGGTCGAGCCGCCGTACTGCGCGCCGTAATAGATGCCGGCGAGCATGATCAGCGAGGAGACCGGTTCGAGCTGGAAGGTGATCGGCAGGAGCATGGCGATCGTCGCCGTGGCGCCGATGCCGGGCAGCACGCCGATCAACGTGCCGAGCAGAACGCCGATCAGGCAGAAGAGAAGGTTGGCCGGCGAGGCGGCGGTGGCAAAGCCGAGGGCGAGATTGCTGAAGAGATCCATGACCCGCCTCCTAGAACCGGACCCAGGGGCCGAAGCGTTCGAACGGCAGGTTGAGGCCGTAGCTGAACACCGCGACCGAGAAGACGGTCAGCACCAGGGAGATGGCGATCGCCCAGTGCGGCCTCATGCGGTGCGAGGCAAAGCAGGCGATGAGCGCCGTGAAGAAGATTGCAGGAGCAAAGCCCAGGCCTCGTACCGTCAGTCCGAAAAAAATCGGTGCCGGCAGGATGAAGAACATGCCGCGGATTGCTATCGCCCCCATCGGTTCGCCTTGCACGCGTGCCGACTGCACCAGGATAACGGCGCCGAGCAGCGTCAACACGCAGGAGAGCAGGAGCGGGAAGTAGCCGGGACCCATGCGAAAGGCAGTGCCGAGATCGAGGCCGAGCGACTGCCAGCCGAAGAACAACCCGACGGCCGTCAGGATGCCGCCGCACAGGGCATTGGTCGTGTCGAAGGAGATGGATTTCATCGTGTCCCCATTTTGTTCGGGAGCCGTTGTGCCGCGCTCCCTTCCACGGCATGTTTCCTTTAATCCTAGCCGATTTAAGGATAAAAACATGCAGCAATTCAAAGTGCTGTAGCGTTCTTTGCGTGCCTGACAAGACGCGCGGCGCTGCAGGCGAATGTGCTCGCGTCTCGTTATCCAGGCAAGGGGCGCCGGACCCTCGTCGAGTTGACAGCTGTCAACGCTCGGTTTCGGTGCTTGATGCGGGGTGAGGAGCGGCAAGGAGCGCCGGCATCGCGCGCGACATCTTCGAAGCGATCACATTTTTCCGTTTGAATGCGCTCGTTCAGGTGATCGGAGATC of the Sinorhizobium chiapasense genome contains:
- the repA gene encoding plasmid partitioning protein RepA; translated protein: MQQRIQSLEEQEHLPSLLSVDAQELAHQLQEHQKKIFSPTAQKTMRMFTPSEAAAFIGIGEGYLRQIASEGHGPQPLSNGRRMYAVEDIDRIRRVLDEGGKTGKYIPHRRPGEKLQVISVMNFKGGSGKTTTSAHLAQYLALRGYRVLAIDLDPQASLSALFGHQPELDVGEAETLYGAIRYENPRPIADIVRSTYTANLHLIPGNLELMEFEHETPKAMIGGSAETLFFARIGEALAGVEAFYDIVVIDCPPQLGFLTMSALCAATSVLITVHPQMLDVMSMSQFLSMTSDLMTVVEKAGGRTSYDWMRYLVTRFEPNDGPQSQMTGFMRAIFGNRMLHNAMVKSTAISDAGVTKQTLYEVERSQFIRGTYDRAMDSLQLVNAEIEEMIRKVWGRK
- a CDS encoding glycosyl transferase: MASVLAASGGVKQVICINWGTKYGPPFINRLYAMVARNITPPFTFTCFTDNRSGLRPEILCEDLPPLDVAMPVNTKGIWPKARLWGPKLGNLTGPVLFLDLDLVIVGSLDSFFEFGGPDDVVLARNQTTPFERLGQTSLFRFPVGKLVPLQQKFRADPQGVADEYSFEQRFVTRNAPGGVKLFPRRWVLHFRQDCRWPFPLNYFLAPRLPADGRVVLFPRSLLPQHAIDGHFGYKYRPATPLEHIRGLFAPDRREKRAFRYLRHYIRPTPWVAEHWHE
- a CDS encoding tripartite tricarboxylate transporter TctB family protein; the protein is MKSISFDTTNALCGGILTAVGLFFGWQSLGLDLGTAFRMGPGYFPLLLSCVLTLLGAVILVQSARVQGEPMGAIAIRGMFFILPAPIFFGLTVRGLGFAPAIFFTALIACFASHRMRPHWAIAISLVLTVFSVAVFSYGLNLPFERFGPWVRF
- the repC gene encoding plasmid replication protein RepC; this encodes MERGSVTTPFGRRPMTLGMLSSQIIASRTQAERSVDKWKLFRWLCEAKTVVGMSDRSLAVLNALLSFYPGTELSRESGLVVFPSNAQLSLRAHGMAGTTLRRHLACLIEAGLILRRDSPNGKRYARRSHSGAVGEAFGFDLSPLIARATEIETIAAELAAERQHVRIMRERLSLCRRDVAKLLELIRESAPQCDWQDCERMFEELITDLPRKPTAAEIEAVLGAMDRLRADLTNQLEKLLNSEKTDTNDHQNGCHIQNSHPDSLSESEVGLGRRPEPFLRKAADPNAAQLLTEHRPKPAPCNPSSPSAADRSSTLPQRPSREIPLPTVLQACPQIADYGPSGRISSWRDLMTAAIVVRSMLNVSANAYDEACAVLGCENAATIVACILERAEQITSPGGYLRELTRRAQRQEFSLAPMVVALSRAKGIGGVALAG
- the repB gene encoding plasmid partitioning protein RepB, which produces MARKNLIGISDSPTAPVDGERPAVERPIAGLAPGHRPSGLVGGITRSLSNITQKVERAQELERQLAEGQSIVDLDPSLIDASFVVDRLGVTAEAQAALVQQIRDHGQQVPILVRPHPTTKERYQVAYGHRRLAALREIGGKVKAVIRNLSDEQLVVSQGQENNARTDLSFIERALFATRLEDRGFSREIIMSSLGVDKAALSKMITVVRRLPVEVIEAVGAAPAFGRRRWMELADLIDLDRNRSRALDFVETTEFPAGESDQRFEKLFGFLSTAKERAKAEAWIAPDRTRPLRIRETESETTLAFNKKVAPGFADFVRQRLQSLYLEYQQETGD
- a CDS encoding RHE_PE00001 family protein translates to MRYETPDPLHPTLLPALIAAEDSLARLDERAGRHPVSEGFRERGQFFDAAAALWVAGELVHVEDLVLHDAHMDARAPSHELTIAHAVLRARRRLDLAEPDWALTSAGLNVLRGEGGAIAEHSHRQELSTEARRNTALSDTEDEADENPLAAEFAELDAAIARSQRLLDAHASGTDEMEPAVSPAAKTSSEPMGQLGLLFEEDWDEEQRLDIWRAVLATADQLPASLGAAILYDAWDRIEPLRRQHWLGSLLVGVYLRFRGKVSSHVLAFNTGLKTIRHERRRSKDRLTRLLAFLEAMTVTADLGMKELDRLSLAKTQMEMRIKDRRSSSNLPGLIDLVLSRPIVSTALIARHVGVTPRSALNLVRELGVREMTGRGRYRGWGVL
- a CDS encoding tripartite tricarboxylate transporter permease, whose translation is MDLFSNLALGFATAASPANLLFCLIGVLLGTLIGVLPGIGATATIAMLLPITFQLEPVSSLIMLAGIYYGAQYGGSTTAILINMPGESSSAVTAIDGYQMARNGRAGAALAIAALGSFFAGTVSTFLVAIFAPPLTEIALEFGAAEYFSLMIVGLVSSVALAHGSIVKALAMVALGLLLGLVGTDIYTGTPRFTLGIREYADGLNFVALAVGVFGIAEILRNLESEKTREVLMAKVSDLMPTREDFKRMFAPVVRGTVIGSALGILPGGGAILAAFASYTVEKRISDRPEEFGRGAIAGVAGPESANNAGAQTSFIPLLTLGIPANPVMALMIGAMIIQGIVPGPNVAVEQPALFWGIIASMWIGNLMLVVLNLPLIGLWVKLLKIPYFVLFPIIMAFCSIGVYSVNSNVYDLYAVAFFGLVGYLLLKLRCEPAPLLLGFVLGPLLEENLRRAMILSRGDPTTFVTRPISAVLLLIAAIVLVVVFLPAVKAKREEVFVEED